From a single Bacillus pumilus genomic region:
- a CDS encoding response regulator transcription factor: MINIFIAEDQQMLLGALGSLLDLEDDMKVVGKGTNGQDAIEFAKQHPVDICLMDIEMPGKSGLDAAEELKGDDVKIIILTTFARSGYFQRALKAGVSGYMLKDSPSEELASAIRSVMKGKKVYAPELMEDLYSDENPLTEREKSVLELVAEGKNTKEIAKELSIKSGTVRNYVSIILDKLEVKNRIEAITRSKEKGWFK; this comes from the coding sequence ATGATCAATATCTTTATCGCAGAAGATCAGCAAATGCTGCTTGGTGCGCTCGGTTCACTTCTTGATTTAGAAGACGATATGAAGGTCGTTGGAAAAGGAACGAATGGACAGGATGCCATCGAATTTGCCAAACAACACCCTGTTGATATTTGCTTAATGGACATTGAAATGCCAGGAAAATCTGGACTTGATGCAGCAGAAGAATTGAAAGGTGATGATGTGAAAATCATTATTTTAACGACTTTTGCCCGCTCCGGTTATTTCCAAAGAGCGCTCAAAGCAGGCGTCAGCGGCTATATGCTGAAAGACAGCCCCAGCGAGGAGCTGGCAAGTGCCATTCGCAGTGTCATGAAAGGCAAAAAGGTGTATGCCCCTGAATTGATGGAAGACTTATATAGTGACGAGAACCCTTTAACCGAACGGGAAAAATCGGTCCTCGAACTCGTCGCAGAAGGCAAAAACACGAAAGAAATTGCGAAGGAACTCAGCATTAAGAGCGGCACTGTCCGTAACTACGTATCCATTATTTTAGATAAGCTAGAAGTGAAAAACCGCATCGAAGCCATTACACGCTCAAAAGAAAAAGGTTGGTTTAAATAA